One Carassius auratus strain Wakin chromosome 3, ASM336829v1, whole genome shotgun sequence genomic region harbors:
- the LOC113053262 gene encoding serine/threonine-protein kinase 19-like isoform X2 codes for MSRKRALIADTFCLTKRRRCAADSETDGAADVRSSLQYLMTLFSRKLFNDSLPPVVLKHQLYSLHNDKTLVDKQVNELRENGELLMFQLGFDSEAFALVFAEDYRTKVLQGEAGRETLGTVEKFLAKLIPGCSDLSFNKEKMLNEFLFTDREITQLVKSGVFTVRDAGSWWLSIPNSGKFIKYFIKGRKAVLGMVKKSRYGEILRTELEERRTTSQVQFQMKYHVHDIMGAELVECIKTTSGTLLRYVD; via the exons atgagcAGAAAAAGAGCCCTTATCGCAGACACGTTCTGTTTAACAAAGAGACGCAGATGTGCAGCTGACAGTGAGACAG ATGGAGCAGCTGATGTCAGGTCAAGCTTGCAGTATCTCATGACACTGTTTTCACGAAAGCTCTTCAATGATAGTCTTCCACCAGTCGTCTTAAAACATCAGCTGTACAGTTTACACAATGACAAAACCTTAGTGGACAAGCAGGTG AATGAGTTGAGGGAAAACGGCGAGCTGTTGATGTTCCAGCTGGGGTTTGACTCCGAGGCCTTCGCTTTGGTGTTCGCTGAAGATTACAGAACAAAAGTCCTGCAGGGGGAAGCTGGCAGGGAAACATTGGGAACTGTAGAGAAATTTCTGGCCAAACTAATACCCGGCTGCTCCGATTTGAGTTTCAACAAGGAAAAAATGCTTAATGAGTTCCTCTTCACAGACCGAGAGATTAC GCAGCTGGTGAAATCAGGCGTCTTCACTGTGAGGGATGCGGGCAGCTGGTGGCTTTCAATCCCCAACTCTGGCAAATTCATTAAGTACTTCATTAAGG GACGCAAAGCTGTTCTCGGCATGGTTAAGAAATCCAGATACGGGGAAATCCTCAGGACTGAATTGGAGGAACGCCGCACTACTTCACAGGTCCAATTCCAGATGAAGTATCACGTTCATGATATAATGGGAGCAGAGTTAGTAGAGTG CATAAAGACAACATCAGGGACATTATTACGATATGTGGACTGA
- the LOC113053262 gene encoding serine/threonine-protein kinase 19-like isoform X1: MSRKRALIADTFCLTKRRRCAADSETADGAADVRSSLQYLMTLFSRKLFNDSLPPVVLKHQLYSLHNDKTLVDKQVNELRENGELLMFQLGFDSEAFALVFAEDYRTKVLQGEAGRETLGTVEKFLAKLIPGCSDLSFNKEKMLNEFLFTDREITQLVKSGVFTVRDAGSWWLSIPNSGKFIKYFIKGRKAVLGMVKKSRYGEILRTELEERRTTSQVQFQMKYHVHDIMGAELVECIKTTSGTLLRYVD; this comes from the exons atgagcAGAAAAAGAGCCCTTATCGCAGACACGTTCTGTTTAACAAAGAGACGCAGATGTGCAGCTGACAGTGAGACAG CAGATGGAGCAGCTGATGTCAGGTCAAGCTTGCAGTATCTCATGACACTGTTTTCACGAAAGCTCTTCAATGATAGTCTTCCACCAGTCGTCTTAAAACATCAGCTGTACAGTTTACACAATGACAAAACCTTAGTGGACAAGCAGGTG AATGAGTTGAGGGAAAACGGCGAGCTGTTGATGTTCCAGCTGGGGTTTGACTCCGAGGCCTTCGCTTTGGTGTTCGCTGAAGATTACAGAACAAAAGTCCTGCAGGGGGAAGCTGGCAGGGAAACATTGGGAACTGTAGAGAAATTTCTGGCCAAACTAATACCCGGCTGCTCCGATTTGAGTTTCAACAAGGAAAAAATGCTTAATGAGTTCCTCTTCACAGACCGAGAGATTAC GCAGCTGGTGAAATCAGGCGTCTTCACTGTGAGGGATGCGGGCAGCTGGTGGCTTTCAATCCCCAACTCTGGCAAATTCATTAAGTACTTCATTAAGG GACGCAAAGCTGTTCTCGGCATGGTTAAGAAATCCAGATACGGGGAAATCCTCAGGACTGAATTGGAGGAACGCCGCACTACTTCACAGGTCCAATTCCAGATGAAGTATCACGTTCATGATATAATGGGAGCAGAGTTAGTAGAGTG CATAAAGACAACATCAGGGACATTATTACGATATGTGGACTGA